The Aequorivita sublithincola DSM 14238 genome window below encodes:
- a CDS encoding tetratricopeptide repeat protein: MKSQIDINPLEWDIIETYLDQNEASDNATMLNEKLTQIPDVKKKIEHIKKVKEEIEDSIRQSKIKEFHSQVRVAERGTDVRKLPARNLNSKILWYSIAAVMVGLIGIFWMMQSNSTSEKIFAENFKPDIGLPLKMGATNNLEFYEGMLDYKQENYNEAIAKWEVLIKDNPENDTVNYFLGVANLALGNADKSLKFLQNETRFQQGIFKEDAAYYTALAKIKKGEFEEAKILLNKYPSDRNTKLLKLLQEE; the protein is encoded by the coding sequence ATGAAATCCCAAATTGACATAAACCCATTAGAATGGGATATAATTGAAACTTATCTGGACCAAAACGAGGCTTCAGATAATGCAACAATGTTGAATGAAAAACTTACTCAAATCCCAGACGTAAAGAAAAAAATAGAACACATTAAAAAAGTAAAGGAAGAAATTGAGGACAGCATTCGGCAATCAAAAATTAAAGAATTTCACAGTCAAGTGCGAGTTGCAGAAAGAGGTACGGATGTAAGAAAGCTCCCTGCCCGCAACTTAAATTCCAAGATTTTATGGTATTCTATTGCCGCAGTAATGGTTGGATTAATAGGTATTTTTTGGATGATGCAAAGCAACTCCACCTCAGAAAAAATCTTTGCTGAAAACTTTAAGCCAGACATTGGGTTGCCCTTGAAAATGGGTGCTACAAACAACTTAGAATTTTATGAAGGAATGCTGGATTATAAACAAGAAAATTACAATGAAGCCATTGCGAAATGGGAAGTTTTAATAAAGGATAACCCAGAAAACGACACTGTAAATTACTTTTTGGGAGTAGCAAATTTGGCATTGGGCAATGCGGACAAATCATTAAAATTTCTTCAAAATGAAACACGTTTCCAACAAGGTATCTTTAAAGAAGATGCTGCTTATTATACCGCATTGGCAAAAATAAAGAAAGGGGAATTCGAGGAAGCCAAAATATTGTTGAATAAATACCCTTCAGATCGAAATACCAAGCTCCTAAAATTACTTCAAGAAGAATAA
- a CDS encoding RNA polymerase sigma factor, with amino-acid sequence MEDTLTQDQFALLDAFLNNKEAPIRAFYITEYPKTKYYILKNGGTLDNANDVFQEAYFACWKKLSTGKFRPKNKKEIEAYLFTIAKNKWIDLTRNVNKKKTVSIDENMYKLEADETTQIGELEKEDEQLSITLTAFENLGQACKDLLTQFYFDKLSLRIIAESLKIEEASAKNKKYRCIQKLKELALEKSSQ; translated from the coding sequence ATGGAAGATACACTTACTCAAGATCAATTTGCATTGCTGGACGCTTTTTTAAATAATAAAGAAGCACCCATTAGAGCGTTTTATATTACTGAATATCCTAAAACCAAATATTACATTCTTAAAAATGGAGGCACTTTAGATAATGCCAACGATGTTTTTCAGGAAGCATATTTTGCTTGTTGGAAAAAATTGAGCACGGGAAAATTCAGACCAAAAAATAAAAAAGAAATAGAGGCATATCTATTTACAATCGCTAAAAATAAATGGATAGACTTAACTAGAAATGTGAACAAAAAGAAAACAGTTTCTATAGATGAAAATATGTATAAACTTGAAGCAGACGAAACAACACAAATAGGCGAGTTAGAAAAAGAAGACGAACAACTATCCATAACCTTGACCGCTTTTGAAAATCTTGGACAAGCCTGCAAGGATTTGCTTACGCAGTTTTATTTTGATAAACTGTCGCTGCGGATCATTGCGGAAAGTCTAAAAATAGAAGAAGCCTCTGCAAAGAATAAGAAATATAGGTGCATTCAAAAGTTAAAGGAATTGGCCTTAGAAAAAAGTAGTCAGTAG
- a CDS encoding diphosphomevalonate/mevalonate 3,5-bisphosphate decarboxylase family protein, with translation MIEKQFISKLSANSLEEKFKTLEKGAVSWQSPSNIALVKYWGKYGEQLPMNASVSFTLKNCNTKTLLSFEKKNSEGFDFEVFLDGKREVSFEPKILKFFERVEVSLPFLKNYKFKIKTTNSFPHSSGIASSASGMSALALCLMDMERQFQPEISEAYFNEKASFLSRLGSGSACRSIEGPLIVWGEHPEIEGSSNLFGSKYPFEVHENFKNYQDTILLVDKGEKQVSSTIGHDLMHNHPFAEQRFKQANDNLSKLIPVFKNGDLPEFIKIVESEALSLHAMMLTSMPYFILMKPNTLEIINRIWKFRNETGSNVCFTLDAGANVHVLYPEIEKKAISEFIKKELSQFCKNGEFIEDKVGLGAERISNTKF, from the coding sequence ATGATTGAAAAACAATTTATTTCAAAGCTGTCCGCCAATTCATTGGAAGAAAAGTTTAAAACATTGGAAAAAGGTGCTGTTTCCTGGCAATCGCCCAGTAACATTGCCTTAGTAAAATATTGGGGTAAATATGGTGAACAATTGCCTATGAATGCCTCGGTTAGTTTTACGTTGAAGAATTGCAACACTAAAACTTTGTTGTCTTTTGAAAAGAAGAATTCTGAAGGTTTTGATTTTGAAGTTTTTCTAGACGGAAAAAGAGAAGTTTCTTTCGAACCGAAGATTCTGAAATTCTTTGAAAGAGTTGAAGTGTCTTTACCATTTCTAAAAAATTATAAATTTAAAATTAAAACCACTAACAGTTTTCCACATAGTAGCGGTATTGCTTCATCTGCCAGCGGGATGAGTGCGCTAGCGCTTTGTTTAATGGATATGGAAAGGCAATTTCAGCCAGAAATTTCGGAAGCTTATTTCAATGAAAAAGCATCTTTTCTTTCGCGATTAGGTTCAGGAAGTGCCTGTAGAAGCATTGAGGGCCCGCTAATTGTTTGGGGCGAACATCCCGAAATTGAAGGTAGTAGCAATCTCTTCGGAAGTAAATATCCATTTGAAGTTCACGAAAATTTCAAAAATTATCAAGACACAATTCTGCTCGTTGACAAAGGTGAAAAGCAAGTTAGCAGCACAATTGGTCACGATTTAATGCACAACCATCCTTTTGCCGAACAACGATTTAAACAAGCAAACGATAATCTTTCAAAACTAATCCCAGTTTTTAAAAATGGCGACCTTCCAGAATTCATAAAAATTGTAGAAAGTGAAGCATTATCTCTTCACGCAATGATGCTAACCTCAATGCCTTATTTTATCTTGATGAAACCAAACACTTTGGAAATCATCAATCGCATTTGGAAGTTTAGAAATGAAACTGGAAGCAACGTTTGTTTTACACTAGATGCTGGAGCCAATGTACACGTGCTTTATCCTGAAATTGAAAAAAAGGCCATTTCAGAATTCATTAAAAAAGAACTCTCTCAATTCTGTAAAAATGGTGAGTTTATTGAAGATAAGGTTGGTTTGGGGGCTGAAAGAATATCGAACACTAAATTTTAA